The nucleotide window CCAGCGACGGCGGCCATGCGTGGATGACCATGACCGAGCACCGCGACGTTGTTGAGCATGTCGAGGTAGGAGCGGCCCTGCATGTCGATCAGGTGATTGCGCCAGCCACGCTCGATACGCGGCGGGTCGACGTAATAATGTTTTTGGGAGCGAGCGAAACTCGCATCCCGGCGGGCCAGCAACGTCTGCGGGTCGAGTTCCTCTTGTGCATCGCAGGCCAGGCCGAGTAACGCGGCGGGTGAAGGACACAACGCCTGCCAGGCTGCGGCGCGCGTAGGCGTGCAAAACAACGGTGCGTCGAGCTGAGCGCTTCGACACAACTGCACGCTCAACGGCCCGCTGACCGAACCCAGCACCTGGCCTTTGACCAACGCCGCACCACTGCGCACCGAGGGGGTTACACCCCACAACCGAACGCTGAGCTCTGGGCCGTCCAGTTGCAGCAAGTTCTCCCCCTGTATATGGATGACCCCGGCAAACGGCGCTTCGACCGCCGTGCCGTCAGGCACTTGCAACGCAACGTGCAGCGGGAAAGTGTCCGGTTCGCTGGCGCTGTCCGGTCGGGTTTGGGACAGACGATACTGGCCATATCGACTGGCCGCCAGACCGTGAGCGGCGGCGGCTTCCGTCAACAGGCGCAGATCGATCCCTTGCTGCTCCCAGTTACCCGCCTCGAAATGCGGACTGAGCACGCCCAAATCGATCAACGCAAATTCACGCCCCACCAGGCTCGGCAGTAAGGGCGCGAAGCCTTCACTGTCGATGCCCGGCAGGCTTTGACCGACCGTGGAAAGAATCGCCGCCTCCATCAACGCCAACGGCACCGATGTGGCAACGCGGAAAATCTCCCACTCATGGGTCAGGTTGTCGCGACTGTACTCATTGCCCGGATCGATGCTGACCTGCTGTTCGCCACTGAGCACCAACACCGCCGAGCGCGCAACGATCAGCGGCCAGAGCGCCAGCAACTCTTCATGCTGCAACGGATTGACCGCGTGATAAGCCCGAACCGCCGGCAAAATGTAGAACGGATCGCCATCGGCATGGTGCAGCAGCGCGGCACAGGTCACCGACAGATCGGTGATCCGCCAGGTTCGGACCAGATCGCCGAAATCGATCACCCCCTGCAATTGCCATTGGCGTTGCGCATCACGCTGCCAGACCACGTTGTCGTCGGTGACGTCCATGTGAATTGCCTGCACCGGCAGCTTATTCACCAAAGGCTGCAAATGGCGCTCGGCCTGTTCAGCCTTCTCAGCCATCCGTTTTCGTTGCTGGTCGTCCTTGATCACCGGCAGCAAATGCGCAATCAACGCGTTGGCGTGGCGAGCGTCCCACTGAAGGGTGCGCTCAAGGCCCGGATGATCGAAACCGGTCAGCGCCAGGTCCATTTCGCCGCAAAGCCGACCGAAACCGGCAACCACTGAATGGCTTAGATGATCGAGGTGCGTCAGCGATTGTCCATCGATGTAATCGAGCAGGCGTACATGCACCGCTTGACCGTCGACCTCAAGGGAGAGCAGGTCTGCGCCATTTTTGGCAGAAATCACTCGAGGCACCGGCACGCCGGAATGTTCAGCCAGATGCTTGAGCCCTGCGTGCTGAGCTTGCAGCTCCAGCGCCGAATAATCGCCACGGCAGATTTTCAGGACAAAACGCCCCTGATCACTGTCGACCCGATAGTTGAGATCCTGCTGGCTGCCCAAGGCCTGTAGCCGCCCGCTCAGCCCGTAATGCTCTTCCAGCAGCTCAAGTGCTTGCGCCGCAGACACCTGCGGGCTTGGCAGACTGGCGCGATGAATCAACGTGGCGAGCGGCATACAACGACCCCTGAAATTTTATTAGGCACTTATATCGCCACTGCTTGGGGCGATACGCAACCCCCTTCCTGGTTGGCGTGAATCAAATGCCCGCGCAACTCTCTTCACCGCACCACTCGCGCCAGCCGTCACTTTGCGTAAGAATGTCGGCCATTAACGCCTATTGCTGGAGAAACACTATGAATGTAGTCACCACCGACCTCCCCGGTGTTCTGATCATCGAACCCAAGGTATTTGGTGACGAGCGCGGCTTCTTCTATGAGAGCTTCAACGCCAAGGCTTTCGAAGAAGCAACCGGCCTGAACACCCAGTTCGTTCAGGACAACCATTCCCGCTCGCAAAAAGGCGTACTGCGCGGTTTGCACTACCAGCTGGAAAACACTCAGGGCAAACTGGTCCGCGTCACCGCCGGTGAAGTGCTGGACGTGGCAGTGGACATCCGCCGCAGCTCGCCGCATTTCGGCAAATGGGTCGCGGTGCGCCTGTCCGCCGACAACCATCGCCAACTCTGGGTGCCGGAAGGTTTTGCCCATGGTTTCGTGGTACTGAGTGATTTCGCCGAGTTCCTCTACAAAACCACCGACTACTACACCCCGTCGGCCGAGCGCAGCATTCGCTGGGACGACCCGGACCTGGGTATCGACTGGCAGCTGGACGAAGCACCGCAGTTGTCCGCCAAGGACCAGGCCGCCGCGTTCTTGAAGGACGCTGAAGTCTTTTCCTGAATTCCTGTCTGAATTTTCACCGCCAGCGCGCACTTGATCCAAGGTGCGCAGACTGCGCCCGCAAGCCTAGGCATAATGCGTCTATATCCATAGGCGCTTGATGCTCATGACTCCGACCCTCCCCCGCAGACCCCGCTGGCGCAGCCTGGCGCTACTCGCGCTGTGCCTGGCACCCTTGCTGTGGCCGCTGGAGCATCTGGCCGAGCGTTACTACCGCAGCGAACTGGCCGGGCAGAACCGTCAGACCCTCGACCTCTACGTCGCCAACCTGCTGGGTACCCTGCACCGGTATGAAGTGCTGCCGCAGATTCTCAGCGAACTGCCCGCCCTGCGCGCGACATTGGCCGCACCCGACGAGGGCGTGGTTCAAGGCAATGCCAATCGCCTGCTGAAAAACATCAGTGCCCAGACCGGCGCCGAAGTCATGTACCTGATGGACACCACTGGCAAGACGCTGGCGGCCTCCAACTGGGACAAACACGACAGTTTCGTTGGCCGCAATTTCGCCTTCCGCCCTTATTTCAGTGAAGCCATGGCCGGGCGCCTTGGGCGCTTCTTCGGCCTGGGCACCACCTCGGCCAAGCGCGGTTACTTCTTCGCCGCGGCGGTACGTGACCGCGAAAAAATCATCGGCGTGCTGGTGGTCAAGGTCGACCTCGACCACACCGAAAGCCTCTGGGGCAAAACCCCTGAACAACTGTTGGTCACCGACCACAACGGCGTGGTCATCCTCACGTCGCGGCCAGAGTGGCGTTTCCGTTCTACCCGTCCATTGAACGACGAAGAGCGTGAGGCCATCACCGCGGTTCAACCCTACCCGACCCGCGATCCCAAGCCATTGAATCTCGACCCCAATGCCTGGCTGACCCAAACCCGGCAGATCGAAGAAACCGGCTGGAGCGTCAGTATCCTTGCGCCGCGCACGCTGATCGACCGCCCGGTACGCACGGTCCTGGCCATCGGCGGTGCAACGCTGTTGGTATTAATGCTGCTGCTCGGCCTGATGATGCAGCGTCGACGCCATTACCTGGACCGGATCGCCTTCGAAGGTAAAGCCCGCCAGGAACTGGAAGGCCGGGTCGCCGAACGGACCAGCGACCTCGAGGGCCTCAACCGTCGATTGAAACAGGAAGTGCTGGAGCGCGAACACGCCCAGCAGGAACTGGTACGCGCCCAGGATGACCTGGTGCAAGCCGGCAAGCTCTCGGCGCTGGGGACGATGTCGGCGAGCATTAGCCATGAACTCAACCAACCGCTGGCGGCAATCCGCAGCTACGCGGAAAACGCCGAAGTGCTGCTCGACCATCAGCGCACCGAGGATGCTCGCGGCAACCTCAAGCTGATCAGCGAATTGACCGGGCGCATGGCCTCGATCATCGCCCACCTGCGCGCCTTTGCCCGGCGTGATCGCCACGCCCCGGAAAGCGTGGCCCTGCAACCGGCACTGGACGACGCGCTGGCGTTACTGGCCAAGCGTCGGCGCAGCATGGAAGTCGAACTGATCCGTGACCTGCCGGCCGCCACCCTGTGGGTCGAAGCCGGGGAAACCCGCTTGCGCCAGGTACTCGGCAATCTGCTGGCCAATGCCCTCGATGCCCTGACGGAAAAAGGCCCGCCGCGTAAACTCTGGTTGAGTGCCGAGTCCACCGCCAACGGCGTCAACCTGTACATTCGCGACAACGGCCCCGGGTTCTGCCTGGAAGCGCTGGGTCGTGCCGGTGAGCCCTTCTACACCACCAAGACCCGCACTCAGGGGCTTGGGCTGGGGCTGGCGATCTGCGACACCCTGATGCGCGCCTTCGGCGGTGAACTGTCGTTCTCCAACCACAAGGAAGGCGGCGCCCTGATTACCCTGAAGTTGCGCGCAGGCGCACCGGGCGTGAGCCTGCAACCGTCCGAGGACCGAAGTGCATGACCATCGACAACCGCATCCAGGTCGTGTTGATCGACGACGATCCCCATCTACGCCAAGCATTGAGCCAGACCCTGGACCTGGCCGGCCTGAAGATCCTGCCGCTCGCTGAAGCCAAGGGCCTGGCCGGGCAACTGGAACGCGACTGGCCGGGCGTGGTGGTCAGCGACATCCGCATGCCGGGCATGGACGGTATCGAACTGCTGACCGAACTCCACGCCCAGGACCCGGAACTGCCCGTGCTGCTGATCACCGGCCACGGCGACGTACCGCTGGCGGTACAAGCCATGCGCGCCGGGGCTTATGACTTTCTGGAAAAACCTTTCGCCAGCGACGCCTTGCTCGACAGCGTGCGCCGTGCCCTGGCCCTGCGCCGGCTAGTGCTGGACAACCGCAGCCTGCGCCTGGCCCTGAGCGACCGCAACGAGCTGAGCGCTCGACTGGTCGGACAATCGGCGCCGATGCTGCGCCTGCGTGAGCAGATCGGTGCACTGGCGGCGACCAAGGCCGATGTGCTGATCCTCGGCGAAACCGGTGCGGGCAAAGAAGTGGTGGCCCGCGCGCTGCACGACCTGTCGAGTCGGCGTAACGGCCCGTTCGTGGCAATCAACGCCGGGGCCCTGGCCGAGTCGGTGGTGGAAAGCGAGCTGTTCGGTCACGAGCCAGGCGCCTTCACCGGCGCGCAGAAACGTCGTATCGGCAAGTTCGAATTCGCCAATGGCGGAACATTGTTCCTCGATGAAATCGAAAGCATGAGCCTGGACGTGCAGGTGAAATTGCTGCGCTTGCTGCAAGAACGGGTCGTCGAGCGACTGGGCGGCAACCAACAGATCCCGCTGGATATCCGCATCATCGCCGCGACCAAGGAAGATCTGCGTCAATCCGCCGATCAGGGCCGCTTCCGCGCCGACTTGTATTACCGCCTGAACGTCGCGCCGCTACGCATTCCGCCGCTGCGCGAGCGCGGCGAAGATGCGCTGGTGCTGTTCCAGCATTTCGCCGATGAAGCCAGTGCCCGCCAC belongs to Pseudomonas sp. B21-015 and includes:
- a CDS encoding aminotransferase; the protein is MPLATLIHRASLPSPQVSAAQALELLEEHYGLSGRLQALGSQQDLNYRVDSDQGRFVLKICRGDYSALELQAQHAGLKHLAEHSGVPVPRVISAKNGADLLSLEVDGQAVHVRLLDYIDGQSLTHLDHLSHSVVAGFGRLCGEMDLALTGFDHPGLERTLQWDARHANALIAHLLPVIKDDQQRKRMAEKAEQAERHLQPLVNKLPVQAIHMDVTDDNVVWQRDAQRQWQLQGVIDFGDLVRTWRITDLSVTCAALLHHADGDPFYILPAVRAYHAVNPLQHEELLALWPLIVARSAVLVLSGEQQVSIDPGNEYSRDNLTHEWEIFRVATSVPLALMEAAILSTVGQSLPGIDSEGFAPLLPSLVGREFALIDLGVLSPHFEAGNWEQQGIDLRLLTEAAAAHGLAASRYGQYRLSQTRPDSASEPDTFPLHVALQVPDGTAVEAPFAGVIHIQGENLLQLDGPELSVRLWGVTPSVRSGAALVKGQVLGSVSGPLSVQLCRSAQLDAPLFCTPTRAAAWQALCPSPAALLGLACDAQEELDPQTLLARRDASFARSQKHYYVDPPRIERGWRNHLIDMQGRSYLDMLNNVAVLGHGHPRMAAVAGRQWSLLNTNSRFHYAAIAEFSERLLKLAPDNMDRVFLVNSGTEANDLAIRLAWAYSGGRDMLSVLEAYHGWSVAADAVSTSIADNPQALSSRPDWVHPVTAPNTYRGEFRGPDSAPDYVRSVEHNLAKIAGQKRQLAGFICEPVYGNAGGISLPPGYLKHVYALVRAQGGVCIADEVQVGYGRMGKFFWGFEEQGVVPDIITMAKGMGNGQPLGAVITRREIAEALEAEGYFFSSAGGSPVSCRIGMAVLDVMEEEKLWENAQVVGGYFKERLEALIDRHPLVGAVHGSGFYLGVELIRNRETLEPATEETTALCDRLRELGIFMQPTGDYLNILKIKPPMVTSRQSVDFFVDMLSKVLEEGL
- the rfbC gene encoding dTDP-4-dehydrorhamnose 3,5-epimerase produces the protein MNVVTTDLPGVLIIEPKVFGDERGFFYESFNAKAFEEATGLNTQFVQDNHSRSQKGVLRGLHYQLENTQGKLVRVTAGEVLDVAVDIRRSSPHFGKWVAVRLSADNHRQLWVPEGFAHGFVVLSDFAEFLYKTTDYYTPSAERSIRWDDPDLGIDWQLDEAPQLSAKDQAAAFLKDAEVFS
- a CDS encoding ATP-binding protein produces the protein MTPTLPRRPRWRSLALLALCLAPLLWPLEHLAERYYRSELAGQNRQTLDLYVANLLGTLHRYEVLPQILSELPALRATLAAPDEGVVQGNANRLLKNISAQTGAEVMYLMDTTGKTLAASNWDKHDSFVGRNFAFRPYFSEAMAGRLGRFFGLGTTSAKRGYFFAAAVRDREKIIGVLVVKVDLDHTESLWGKTPEQLLVTDHNGVVILTSRPEWRFRSTRPLNDEEREAITAVQPYPTRDPKPLNLDPNAWLTQTRQIEETGWSVSILAPRTLIDRPVRTVLAIGGATLLVLMLLLGLMMQRRRHYLDRIAFEGKARQELEGRVAERTSDLEGLNRRLKQEVLEREHAQQELVRAQDDLVQAGKLSALGTMSASISHELNQPLAAIRSYAENAEVLLDHQRTEDARGNLKLISELTGRMASIIAHLRAFARRDRHAPESVALQPALDDALALLAKRRRSMEVELIRDLPAATLWVEAGETRLRQVLGNLLANALDALTEKGPPRKLWLSAESTANGVNLYIRDNGPGFCLEALGRAGEPFYTTKTRTQGLGLGLAICDTLMRAFGGELSFSNHKEGGALITLKLRAGAPGVSLQPSEDRSA
- a CDS encoding sigma-54 dependent transcriptional regulator, translating into MTIDNRIQVVLIDDDPHLRQALSQTLDLAGLKILPLAEAKGLAGQLERDWPGVVVSDIRMPGMDGIELLTELHAQDPELPVLLITGHGDVPLAVQAMRAGAYDFLEKPFASDALLDSVRRALALRRLVLDNRSLRLALSDRNELSARLVGQSAPMLRLREQIGALAATKADVLILGETGAGKEVVARALHDLSSRRNGPFVAINAGALAESVVESELFGHEPGAFTGAQKRRIGKFEFANGGTLFLDEIESMSLDVQVKLLRLLQERVVERLGGNQQIPLDIRIIAATKEDLRQSADQGRFRADLYYRLNVAPLRIPPLRERGEDALVLFQHFADEASARHGLPPHELQPGHRALLLRHTWPGNVRELQNAAERFALGLELALDNSAPEGGVGSTIEVVSGGLSEQVENFEKSLIAAELARSHSSVRSLAEALGIPRKTLHDKLRKHGLNFADGGAGNPTDDVD